The Chitinophaga parva genomic sequence TACTTATGATGAATGCCAGTTGTTTGCCCGGTTCATTGCATCGCAGGTGCAGCAGCAGCTGCCGGGCTTTACCAGCATAGAGCGCATGGTGGATAAGCGCAAGGGCAAGCTGTACGTGGATTTCCTGCAAAACCGCAACCAGGCTACACTGGCGGCGCCTTACTCCCTGCGGCCCAAGCCTGGCGCTACGGTGAGCATGCCCCTGCACTGGGACGAGGTGAAGAAAGGGCTGAAGATGAAAGATTTTACTATTCACAATGCACTGGAGCGCATCCAGTCGGAAGGGGATATCTTTAAGCCGGTGCTGGGCAAAGGGGTGGATATTGCCAAAGTATTAAAAAACCTGGAGCAAGAGTAGAGCCACTGATTTGGTGTATCTTTAAGCGCAAGTTAAAAACGCGATCTATCCATGGCGTAATAATTGCGAAAGAGGACCACCAATCTTTATCAGGCAATGAAAGTCTTTATCACCCGTGTAATTCCGCAGGCCGGCAAGGACCTGCTGCTAGCCGCCGGTCACACCATTGAAGAATGGACCGAAAAAAGAAATCTTACGCCTGCTGAACTGGTAGCGCATTGCAGTGATGCAGATGCCCTGCTCAGCGCAGGTTCCAATAAAATAGACGCCGCTTTCCTCGATGCAGCGCCCCACCTGAAGGTGATCGCCTTACACGCTGTAGGTTATGACAATGTAGATGTAGCTGCCGCTACCCGGCATGGGATACCCATTGGCAATACGCCCGGTGTGCTCACCAATGCCACGGCGGACACCGCTTTCCTGCTCATGCTGGCTACTTCCCGCAAAGCTTTTTATCTCCACAAGCGCATTATCCGCGGAGAATGGAATTTCTTTGAGCCCACGGCAAACCTGGGCATTTCCCTGGATGGAAAGACGCTTGGTATCTTTGGTATGGGTAGCATAGGCCAGAACATGGCCCGGCGCTGCAAGGCCGCTTACGGCATGCAGGTCATCTACCACAACCGCCGCCGCGATGATACCGCGGAAAAGGAGCTGGGTGCCACCTACGTAGACTTTAATACCCTGCTCCAGCAAAGTGATGTGCTTTCCGTACATGCACCGCTTACACCGGAAACCCAGGGTAAGTTTAATGCTGCTGCCTTTGCGCAGATGAAGCCCTCCGCTATTTTCGTGAACACCGCCCGCGGCAGCCTTCACAACGAATCCGATCTCATTGCCGCCCTGGAAGGTGGCCAGATCTGGGGCGCGGGCCTGGATGTAACCAATCCTGAGCCCATGCACCCGGACAATGTGCTGCTGCAGATGCCCAACGTATGTGTGCTGCCCCACATTGGTTCCGCTACGCAGGAAACCCGCGACGCTATGGCCGTCCTGGCCGCGCAGAACATCATCGCGGGCCTCAAAGGCGAGCGCCTGCCGGCAGTAGTGAACCCGGAAGTGTATGGTTGAGGAAATGTACAGCGTACAACGTACAGCGTACAGCGTACAACGTACAGCGTACAACGTACAGCGTACAGCGTACAACGTACCACGTACGACGTACAACGTACAGCGTACAACGTACTTAACCCGGCGAGCAAAAAAGCGGCATATCGTATACCGGACGCCGTATGTAGCCCGCCGCAGGCGGTACGTTGTACGTTGTACGCTGTACATTGTACGATTAATATTACCTTTTCGTTAACCCTCCTTTCTCCCTTTTTCTTTCGGAAAGGGCGCCTTTATCTTTGCCAGCATGAAGAGAAGAACTTTGCTCCGCAATATGGGCGGGCTGTTGCTTACCGCGCCGCTGGCGGGGCGCAGCATCATCACCGGATCTAAACCTGCATTACGTATAGCCCACCTTACAGATATCCACCTGAAAGATAAATGGGATGCTCCCCGGCGTTTTATAAAATGCCTTCATCATGTGCAAGCGCAATCTCCCAAAGTAGACCTGGTCCTCAACGGCGGTGACGTGGTGTTTGACATGAACAAAGAAAACATGGACACCATCAATGCACAGTGGAAACTCATGAAAGACACGCTGGCCGCAGATTGCAGCCTGCCTGTGCACTATACGCTGGGTAACCATGATATCTGGTGGAATGAAGACGATAAAGGCCAGGCCATCTATGGTAAAAAATATTCCATGGATAAACTGGGCCTCTCTTCCCCTTATTACAGTTTCAACAAAGGTGGCTGGAAATTCATTATCCTTGACAGTGTGCACCTGGACATAGACAATACCTGGTACATTGGTAAGCTGGGGGACGAACAAATGAACTGGCTGAAAACTGAACTGGAAAACACACCCGCTACCACACCGGTGCTGGTGATGACCCACATACCCATCCTCTCTGCCACCAATCTTATTGAAGACGATACCGTGAACCGCTGGACCTTGCTGGGTGGAGACATGATGACGGATAACGCAAAGATCATCCGGCTCTTTTACCAGCATCCCAATGTGAAGCTCTGCCTGAGCGGCCATATTCACCTGCGCGACAAAGTGGTGTATAACAACGTGACTTACCTTTGCAACGGCGCGGTAAGTGGTGCCTGGTGGGAAGGTAACAAGCGGGAAACCGCCCCTGGCTATGGTTTGATAGACCTGTATGCCGATGGCACTTTCACAGAAGCTTACGTCAATTATTAAATTTTCTATATCGCTACAAACAGGAAAGAGGCTGCTTATCGAGGCAGCCTCTTTTGTTTTTGTGCAAGGTCCTGTTTATTTATGCGTTACGTTAAACAAATAATACGTGATCGTATACGTGCCATGCGTGATGTTGTACTGCACGGTGCTCACCGTATTGATACCTGTGCCCAATGCAAGCAGGAAATTATCCTATGCAAAACCTGTGGCAGTAAAGGGTTTACGGTGGCTTGGCGCCATGGCATATACACGTGGAAGGAAAGGGAAAGAACGTGCGCGGAACTACCACGCACGTTCCATGAAAACGAAGGAACTGGTATTTATTTTTGATGCAGCTGGTAGTATACTTCACTCCAGCGCAGTTCATTTTTAAAGCGGTGCAATTCTGTATGTTGGTTAATGAGGGTAAACTCAATGTCAGCCATGTCTGCAAAATTTTCCAGGTGTTCCGCGGTGAGGTTCTGGCTGTAGCAGGTGTGGTGTGCACCGCCTGCGAGGATCCATGCCGCGCAGCCTGTTTTCATGTCCGGGTAAGGTTTCCACAGCACGCGGGCTACGGGCAGCTTGGGCAGCGCGGCTTGTGGTGGCACGGCTTCCACGGTATTTACCAGCAGGCGGAAACGGTTGCCCATATCAATGATAGATGCATTCAGCGCGGGGCCTGCGGCGGAGTTGAACACCAGGCGTACGGGATCTGCCTTGCCGCCTATGCCCAGCGGATGGATCTCGCAGGAGGGCTTGCCATCTGCGATAGACGGGCAGATCTCCAGCATATGTGAGCCCAGTACCAGTGCATTGCCCGGTTCAAAGTGATAGGTGTAATCTTCCATAAAAGAATTGCCGCCCTGCAGGCCGCTGCCCATCACTTTCATGGCACGCACCAGGGCTGCTGTTTTCCAGTCGCCCTCACCTGCAAAGCCGTAGCCTTGCTGCATAAGGCGCTGGGAGGCGATGCCCGGCAGCTGTTTCATACCGTGCAGGTCTTCAAACGTATCGGTAAAGCCTTTGTAGTTGCCATCTTCCAGGAATGCCTTCAGGCCCAGTTCTATGCGGGCGGCATCCTGCAGGGATGCATGGGCTGCCCCTCCTTTGCGCAGGCTTTCCACCAGTTGGTAAGTGTCTGCATATTCCTGCACCAGCTTGTCCACCGCTGCATCGCCCACCTGGTTGATCACGGCCACCAGGTCGCCAATGCCGTGGGTGTTTACGGAGTAGCCGAAGCGGTATTCTGCTTCTACTTTATCACCATCGGTTACCGCTACGTAGCGCATATTGTCGCCAAAGCGCACAAAGCGCGCGCCCTGCCAGTCGTGCCAGCCGGCGGCCGCCCGGGCCCAGGCTTCCAGTTGTGCAATGGTTTCCGGGTCCTGCCAGTGGCCTACCACCACTTTGCGGTTCAGGCGCAGGCGGCTCACAATGAAGCCAAACTCACGGTCGCCGTGGGCGCTCTGGTTCAGGTTCATGAAGTCCATGTCTATCTCGCTCCAGGGAATGTCGCGGTTAAACTGGGTATGCAGGTGGCAGAGGGGTTTTTGTAAGATCTTAAGGCCATTGATCCACATCTTGGCAGGGGAGAAGGTATGCATCCAGGCAATAATGCCGATGCAATTTGCCGCGGCATTTGCCTGCTGGCATACCTGGTAGATCTCTTCCGGTGTTTTTACCGTGGGCTTAAACACCACGTGTACCGGTATATTGCCTGCATCCAGGCCACGGGCAATGGTTTCAGCGTGTGCAGCCACCTGCTTCAGGGTGTCTTCTCCATAGAGGTGCTGGCTGCCGGTAACGAACCAAACTTCCAATTTTTTTAAGTCTGTCATAACTGAATTTTTATTCCTTGTTTTCGTTTAATCCTGGCCGTAGTAAGCACCATCACCGTGTTTGCGCTGGTAGTGCTTTTGAATGAGGGAGGCTTTGAGGCGGGAGCAATCGCTATAGATCTGTTCCGTGAGGTAGGCCATCTGTGCCACCGCTTCCAGCACGGCACTGTTGTACACAGCCTTGGAGGCGGTTTTGCCCCAGGTAAAAGGCGCATGATTGCCTACCAGGATCATTTCCACTTCTTCGTAGCGGAGGCCTTTATCGCGCAGGGCGTTCATGATCTGGAAGCCTGTTTCATATTCATAATTGCCCTTGATCATGGCGTCGTCCATGGGCGGTGCACAAGGGATGTCCGCGGTAAGATGGTCTGCATGCGTGGTGCCGTACACGGGAATGTCGCGCAGGGTCTGTGACCATGCGGTGGCGTAGGTGGAGTGCGTGTGCACAATGCCACCAATGTTTTCCCAGTGTTTATAAAGCACAGCATGGGTGAGTGTATCTGAAGAAGGGCGCAGGTTGCCTTGCACGGTCTTGCCCTCAAAGTCCACGATCACCATTTTTTCCGGTGTTAGCTCATCATAAGGCACACCGCTGGGCTTTATGGCAAACACGCCCTGCTGGCGGTCTGCAGCACTTACATTGCCAAAGGTAAAAAGCACCAGGCCTAATTTAGGCAATTGCATATTGGCTTCATAAGCCGCTTGTTGAATATCCTGGTATGGCATATAAAAAGATTAAAGCGTGTTACTTAGTGCGTATGGGCTTCTATGAAAGCGCCCAGTTCTTTATAGCGTTCATAACGTTGTGCATAGATGGCAGCACGGCCGGCATCCGGCAGGTATTCTGCTTCAAAACCCTGGCCCATGGCCTGCATTGCGGCTTCCACGTTTGGATAGATCCCGGCGGCCGTAGCGGCAAACATGGCCGCACCAATGGCACAGGTTTGCTCCGTGCGGTGAATGCGGATGGGCATGTTGATCACATCGGCCATCATCTGCATAATGTAAGGCGACTTCTTGGCCACCCCGCCCAGGCCTATCAATCCCTTCACAGGAATGCCCTGGTCCACGAAGCGGTCTACAATAGCCCTGGCGCCAAAGCAGGTGGCTTCCACTACCGCGCGGAAGAGGCGGGGCGCATCGCTGGCCATATTCATCCCGGTGATGCTACCTTTTAATAACTGGTTGGCGTCCGGTGTACGGCGCCCATTGATCCAGTCCAATGCCAGTTCTGCCTGCACATCCAATGGCAGTGCCGCAGCGGCTTTGGTGAGGGCGGGAATAATATCGTCTGACGTCTTTTGCAAGGTGGCTTTCATGTTTTCATCGCTGCATTGCGCAATGGCTTGCTGCAAAGGCCAGCTCACTATTTTTTTAAACCAGGCATAGGCATCGCCAAAGGCGCTCTGGCCGGCTTCCATGCCGATCATGCCGGGTATCACAGAGCCGTGTACCTGGCCGCAGATGCCGCGCACCAGTTTGTCTTTTACTTCTTCCACAGGCGCTACCAGCATGTCACAGGTAGAGGTGCCCATTACTTTGCTTAAATAGTAAGGTGCTATTTGTCCACCCACGGCGCCCATGTGTGCATCAAAGGCACCGATGCCTATGATCACCTCCGAGCCCAGTCCCAGGCGTGCAGCCCATTCTGCAGAGAGCGTACCGGCTGCTTCGTTGGCGGCGTAAGTGACGGCCGGCATAGCAGGGGCAAATCCATCCAGCAGCGGGTCCAGGGAAGCGAAGAACCCGTTGGGCGGGTAGCCGCCAAAAGCCGCTGCCCATAAGCCTTTGTGGCCGGCGGAGCATACGCCGCGTTTCAACTGCTTTATATCATTACCGCCGGATAAAAGGAATGGGATCCAGTCGCAATGTTCTACCCATGACACTGTAGCTTTGCGCACGGCTTCGTCCGCGCGCAGGATGTGCAGCAATTTAGCCCAGAACCATTCAGAAGAATAGATGCCGCCCACGAACTGCAGGTAGTCGGTGTCGAACTTTTTTGCATGCGCATTGATCTGTGCTGCTTCTTTCACGGAAGTGTGATCCTTCCACAGCACAAACATGGCGTTAGGATTGTGGGCAAACTCTGGCAGCAATGCCAGGGGCTTTCCTGCTGCATTCACCGCTACGGGGGTGGAACCGGTGGTATCTACGGAGATGGCCTTCACTTTTTGTGCAGCACCAGGCCCTGCCTGTGCCAGGCAGTCCCTGATGGTGTATTCCAATCCTTCCACGTAATCCAGCGGGTGCTGGCGGTAGCGGCTCTCCGCCGCATCGCAGTATAACTGATCGCGCCAGCGCGGGTAATTAAAAACGGAAGTGGTGATGATCGCTCCATTGCCTGCATCTGCAAGCACGGCCCGCACGGAATCCGTACCGTAATCAAGGCCAATTACATAATCTTGTGTGTTCATACCGGGAATTAATACTTGTCAAAGTAACACTTATTTTGAATTCTAAAAGAATTTTTAATGTCTGTTCGACATTTGTGCGGCCCCATCCGGCAGGTACCGGCGGCAGGAAATGCGGATCAGTGGCGGGGATGGCGGGTAAAAGGTGGCATTGGATTTTTTTTGAAATCACGCAGGTTTAAACTTGCGTATCGGGGACACAATGCGCACCTCGGGAAGGGGTAAAATCCGTATACAGGTGGCTAAAATCCGCTAACGAATTGCCCGCATATTTTTTCAATATTACAATTGAAATGAACTACTTGTAATGAAACGTTTAGCAATCATACTTTCCCTGGCCTGCTTATGGGCCGTAAACAGCACCGCACAATCTTACGCACCACAGAAAACGGATGCCAAATTTAAAGTGAAGCCCGTGGTAGGCATGCAGGCTTATGCTTTTGACCTGCATGATGTAAAGCTGCTGGGCAGCGGTCCTTTCCGGAATGCGATGGACAAGGATTCTGCGTACCTGCTCCGCATTGACCCGGACCGTTTGCTGGCCCGCTTTTATGAACATGCAGGCCTGCCCACAAAGGGGGAGGCGTATGGAGGCTGGGAAAGCTCCGGCTTAAGTGGGCACACACTGGGGCATTATCTTTCCGCTTGCTCCATGATGTATGTTTCTACCGGCAATAAAGCGTTTAAGGACAAGGTGGATTACCTCGTGGCCCAGCTGGCCCGCTGCCAGGAAGCCCGCAAAACGGGCTATGTAGGCGGCATCCCGGAAGAAGATTCCATCTTTGGTAAAGTAGCGCGTGGCCAGATCAGGACCGGCGGCTTTGACCTGAACGGGGGCTGGTCGCCCTGGTACACGGTGCACAAGATCATGGCAGGCCTGCTGG encodes the following:
- a CDS encoding 2-hydroxyacid dehydrogenase, whose protein sequence is MKVFITRVIPQAGKDLLLAAGHTIEEWTEKRNLTPAELVAHCSDADALLSAGSNKIDAAFLDAAPHLKVIALHAVGYDNVDVAAATRHGIPIGNTPGVLTNATADTAFLLMLATSRKAFYLHKRIIRGEWNFFEPTANLGISLDGKTLGIFGMGSIGQNMARRCKAAYGMQVIYHNRRRDDTAEKELGATYVDFNTLLQQSDVLSVHAPLTPETQGKFNAAAFAQMKPSAIFVNTARGSLHNESDLIAALEGGQIWGAGLDVTNPEPMHPDNVLLQMPNVCVLPHIGSATQETRDAMAVLAAQNIIAGLKGERLPAVVNPEVYG
- a CDS encoding metallophosphoesterase family protein, whose translation is MKRRTLLRNMGGLLLTAPLAGRSIITGSKPALRIAHLTDIHLKDKWDAPRRFIKCLHHVQAQSPKVDLVLNGGDVVFDMNKENMDTINAQWKLMKDTLAADCSLPVHYTLGNHDIWWNEDDKGQAIYGKKYSMDKLGLSSPYYSFNKGGWKFIILDSVHLDIDNTWYIGKLGDEQMNWLKTELENTPATTPVLVMTHIPILSATNLIEDDTVNRWTLLGGDMMTDNAKIIRLFYQHPNVKLCLSGHIHLRDKVVYNNVTYLCNGAVSGAWWEGNKRETAPGYGLIDLYADGTFTEAYVNY
- the araA gene encoding L-arabinose isomerase — encoded protein: MTDLKKLEVWFVTGSQHLYGEDTLKQVAAHAETIARGLDAGNIPVHVVFKPTVKTPEEIYQVCQQANAAANCIGIIAWMHTFSPAKMWINGLKILQKPLCHLHTQFNRDIPWSEIDMDFMNLNQSAHGDREFGFIVSRLRLNRKVVVGHWQDPETIAQLEAWARAAAGWHDWQGARFVRFGDNMRYVAVTDGDKVEAEYRFGYSVNTHGIGDLVAVINQVGDAAVDKLVQEYADTYQLVESLRKGGAAHASLQDAARIELGLKAFLEDGNYKGFTDTFEDLHGMKQLPGIASQRLMQQGYGFAGEGDWKTAALVRAMKVMGSGLQGGNSFMEDYTYHFEPGNALVLGSHMLEICPSIADGKPSCEIHPLGIGGKADPVRLVFNSAAGPALNASIIDMGNRFRLLVNTVEAVPPQAALPKLPVARVLWKPYPDMKTGCAAWILAGGAHHTCYSQNLTAEHLENFADMADIEFTLINQHTELHRFKNELRWSEVYYQLHQK
- a CDS encoding L-ribulose-5-phosphate 4-epimerase, with the translated sequence MPYQDIQQAAYEANMQLPKLGLVLFTFGNVSAADRQQGVFAIKPSGVPYDELTPEKMVIVDFEGKTVQGNLRPSSDTLTHAVLYKHWENIGGIVHTHSTYATAWSQTLRDIPVYGTTHADHLTADIPCAPPMDDAMIKGNYEYETGFQIMNALRDKGLRYEEVEMILVGNHAPFTWGKTASKAVYNSAVLEAVAQMAYLTEQIYSDCSRLKASLIQKHYQRKHGDGAYYGQD
- a CDS encoding ribulokinase — its product is MNTQDYVIGLDYGTDSVRAVLADAGNGAIITTSVFNYPRWRDQLYCDAAESRYRQHPLDYVEGLEYTIRDCLAQAGPGAAQKVKAISVDTTGSTPVAVNAAGKPLALLPEFAHNPNAMFVLWKDHTSVKEAAQINAHAKKFDTDYLQFVGGIYSSEWFWAKLLHILRADEAVRKATVSWVEHCDWIPFLLSGGNDIKQLKRGVCSAGHKGLWAAAFGGYPPNGFFASLDPLLDGFAPAMPAVTYAANEAAGTLSAEWAARLGLGSEVIIGIGAFDAHMGAVGGQIAPYYLSKVMGTSTCDMLVAPVEEVKDKLVRGICGQVHGSVIPGMIGMEAGQSAFGDAYAWFKKIVSWPLQQAIAQCSDENMKATLQKTSDDIIPALTKAAAALPLDVQAELALDWINGRRTPDANQLLKGSITGMNMASDAPRLFRAVVEATCFGARAIVDRFVDQGIPVKGLIGLGGVAKKSPYIMQMMADVINMPIRIHRTEQTCAIGAAMFAATAAGIYPNVEAAMQAMGQGFEAEYLPDAGRAAIYAQRYERYKELGAFIEAHTH